From the Shewanella amazonensis SB2B genome, one window contains:
- a CDS encoding cell division protein FtsQ/DivIB, with product MQFWAGLCSLNWYLITGFSFFLLVLAGLGYSGYRLHGLLNNAEALPIEALVIKGDRVYTTEEEIRGAMEKLMARSFFSADVMEIQQAIEALPWVYKASVRRMWPARIKVYLQEQQAAARWNGMDWVNEQGEVFSAPEQQGLTDLPKLSGPENMSAEVLTSYRQIAELLQINGYGLESLSLSPRHAWIAVLDNGITLELGREDKMARVQRFINVYPTLAKQPKAVARVDLRYDTGLAVGWNETKQESR from the coding sequence GTGCAGTTTTGGGCAGGATTATGTTCGCTTAATTGGTATCTCATCACCGGATTCAGCTTTTTTCTGCTGGTGCTGGCAGGTTTGGGGTACAGCGGATATCGGCTCCATGGGCTGTTAAATAACGCTGAAGCCTTGCCCATTGAGGCCCTGGTTATCAAGGGTGACCGGGTATACACCACGGAAGAGGAAATCCGTGGTGCCATGGAGAAGCTGATGGCACGAAGCTTTTTCAGCGCCGATGTGATGGAAATACAGCAGGCGATTGAAGCCCTGCCTTGGGTATACAAGGCATCGGTACGCCGGATGTGGCCCGCGCGAATCAAGGTGTACCTGCAGGAGCAGCAGGCAGCTGCCCGTTGGAACGGCATGGATTGGGTCAATGAGCAGGGCGAGGTGTTCAGCGCACCTGAGCAGCAGGGGCTGACCGACCTGCCCAAACTGTCAGGACCCGAGAATATGTCGGCAGAGGTGCTCACCTCTTATAGGCAGATAGCGGAATTGCTGCAGATTAATGGCTATGGGCTAGAAAGCCTGAGCCTGAGCCCAAGACATGCGTGGATTGCCGTGCTTGATAATGGCATCACACTGGAGCTTGGGAGGGAAGACAAGATGGCGAGGGTGCAGCGTTTTATCAATGTGTACCCGACGCTGGCTAAGCAGCCCAAGGCTGTCGCCCGGGTGGATTTGCGCTACGACACAGGATTGGCCGTAGGCTGGAATGAGACAAAACAAGAGAGTCGCTAA
- the secA gene encoding preprotein translocase subunit SecA, whose protein sequence is MFGNLLTKIFGSRNDRTLKQLGKVVVKINALEAEYEKLSDEELKAKTAEFKARLEKGESLNELMAEAFATVREASKRVFEMRHFDVQLMGGMVLDSNRIAEMRTGEGKTLTATLPAYLNALTGKGVHVITVNDYLARRDAENNRPLFEFLGMSVGVNVAGLSHADKKAAYDADITYGTNNEFGFDYLRDNMAFSPNDRVQRPLHYALIDEVDSILIDEARTPLIISGAAEDSSELYMRVNKLIPSLIRQEKEDTEEFVGEGDYSIDEKARQVHMTERGQEKVEQLLTEAGLLAEGDSLYSAANISLLHHVNAALRAHTLFEKDVDYVVQNNEVVIVDEHTGRTMPGRRWSEGLHQAVEAKEGVRIQNENQTLASITFQNYFRLYEKLAGMTGTADTEAFEFQHIYGLDTVVVPTNRPMVRKDMPDLVYLTAREKYQAIIADIKDCRERGQPVLVGTVSIEQSELLSRLLNQDKIPHQVLNAKFHEKEAEIVAQAGRSGAVTVATNMAGRGTDIVLGGNWKSEIEALENPSEADIARIRADWEVRHNAVVEAGGLHILGTERHESRRIDNQLRGRSGRQGDPGSSRFYLSMEDNLMRIFASERVANMMKKLGMEEGEAIEHPWVTRAIENAQRKVEARNFDIRKQLLEFDDVANDQRQVVYAQRNELMDAESIEETIKNIQADVVDGVISQYIPPQSVEELWDVPGLEDRLAKEFGLQLPVQEWLDKEDDLHEETLRERIVDTWRQAYEAKEQMVGTPVLRQFEKAVMLQTLDGLWKEHLAAMDHLRQGIHLRGYAQKNPKQEYKRESFELFQQMLETLKHDVIAILSKVQVQAQSDVDEMEARRREEEARIQREYQHAEAESMASDNSELADMASHVPVVRDGEKVGRNDPCPCGSGKKYKQCHGKLT, encoded by the coding sequence ATGTTTGGTAATTTACTGACAAAAATTTTTGGTAGCCGTAACGACCGCACCCTGAAACAACTGGGCAAGGTCGTGGTAAAAATTAACGCATTGGAAGCCGAATACGAAAAGCTTTCCGATGAGGAACTCAAGGCCAAAACGGCTGAGTTCAAGGCCCGTCTCGAAAAGGGCGAGAGTCTCAATGAGCTGATGGCTGAAGCCTTTGCTACTGTGCGTGAAGCATCCAAGCGCGTATTTGAGATGCGCCACTTCGACGTTCAGCTGATGGGTGGTATGGTACTGGACAGCAACCGCATCGCCGAGATGCGTACCGGTGAAGGTAAAACCCTGACCGCCACACTGCCAGCCTATCTCAATGCACTGACCGGTAAAGGGGTGCACGTGATCACGGTGAACGACTATCTGGCTCGCCGTGACGCCGAGAACAACCGTCCTCTGTTTGAATTCCTCGGTATGTCTGTTGGCGTAAACGTGGCTGGTTTGAGCCACGCCGACAAAAAGGCCGCCTACGATGCTGATATTACCTACGGCACCAACAACGAATTTGGTTTTGACTACCTGCGCGATAACATGGCGTTTTCGCCAAACGATCGCGTCCAGCGTCCGCTGCACTATGCCCTGATTGACGAAGTGGACTCTATCCTTATCGATGAAGCCCGTACGCCACTGATTATCTCCGGCGCCGCAGAAGACAGCTCAGAACTCTACATGCGGGTCAATAAGTTGATCCCAAGCCTCATCCGTCAGGAAAAAGAAGACACTGAGGAGTTTGTGGGTGAGGGTGACTACTCCATCGATGAGAAGGCTCGCCAGGTACACATGACCGAGCGCGGTCAGGAAAAGGTTGAGCAACTGCTGACCGAAGCTGGCCTGCTTGCCGAAGGTGACTCTCTCTACTCTGCAGCCAATATCTCTTTGCTGCACCATGTTAATGCAGCCCTGCGTGCCCATACCCTGTTCGAAAAAGACGTGGACTATGTGGTACAAAATAATGAAGTGGTCATCGTGGATGAGCACACGGGCCGTACCATGCCGGGCCGTCGCTGGTCTGAAGGTTTGCACCAGGCTGTTGAAGCCAAAGAAGGCGTGCGCATTCAGAACGAAAACCAGACGCTTGCCTCCATTACTTTCCAGAACTACTTCCGTCTGTACGAGAAGCTGGCCGGTATGACAGGTACTGCCGATACCGAAGCGTTCGAGTTCCAGCACATTTATGGTTTGGATACCGTGGTGGTGCCAACCAATCGCCCTATGGTGCGTAAAGATATGCCGGATCTGGTATACCTCACTGCCCGTGAGAAATACCAGGCCATCATCGCCGATATCAAAGATTGCCGTGAGCGTGGTCAGCCTGTACTGGTGGGTACCGTTTCCATTGAGCAGTCAGAGCTGCTGTCGCGTTTGCTGAACCAGGACAAAATTCCCCATCAGGTACTGAACGCCAAATTCCACGAAAAAGAAGCGGAAATTGTGGCCCAGGCGGGTCGCAGCGGCGCTGTGACAGTAGCCACCAACATGGCCGGTCGTGGTACTGACATTGTGCTGGGTGGGAACTGGAAGTCAGAAATTGAAGCTCTCGAAAACCCAAGTGAAGCCGACATCGCCAGGATCCGCGCCGATTGGGAAGTTCGCCATAATGCCGTGGTCGAGGCCGGTGGTCTGCACATTCTGGGTACCGAGCGCCATGAATCCCGCCGTATCGACAACCAGCTGCGTGGTCGTTCCGGTCGTCAGGGGGATCCGGGTTCTTCCCGCTTCTATCTGTCGATGGAAGATAACCTGATGCGCATCTTCGCTTCTGAGCGTGTCGCCAACATGATGAAGAAGCTGGGCATGGAAGAGGGCGAAGCCATTGAACACCCATGGGTGACCCGTGCCATCGAAAACGCCCAGCGTAAAGTCGAAGCCCGCAACTTTGATATCCGTAAGCAACTGCTCGAATTCGACGATGTTGCCAACGACCAGCGTCAGGTTGTTTACGCCCAGCGTAACGAGCTGATGGATGCCGAAAGCATCGAAGAGACCATCAAGAATATCCAGGCGGATGTGGTTGATGGCGTAATCAGTCAATACATTCCACCTCAGTCAGTGGAAGAGCTGTGGGATGTGCCTGGTCTGGAAGACCGTTTGGCAAAAGAGTTTGGTCTGCAGTTACCAGTACAGGAATGGTTGGATAAAGAAGACGACCTGCACGAAGAGACCCTGCGTGAGCGTATCGTGGATACCTGGCGCCAGGCATACGAAGCAAAAGAGCAGATGGTAGGCACGCCGGTACTTCGCCAGTTCGAAAAAGCCGTGATGCTGCAAACCCTCGATGGTCTGTGGAAGGAGCACCTCGCCGCCATGGACCACCTGCGTCAAGGCATTCATCTTCGTGGCTACGCACAAAAGAACCCCAAGCAGGAATATAAGCGCGAGTCCTTTGAGTTGTTCCAGCAAATGCTGGAGACCTTGAAGCATGATGTGATAGCTATTTTGTCCAAGGTGCAGGTGCAGGCACAGTCTGATGTAGACGAAATGGAAGCTCGTCGTCGTGAGGAAGAAGCGCGTATCCAGCGCGAGTATCAACACGCCGAAGCCGAGTCCATGGCAAGCGATAACAGTGAGCTTGCCGATATGGCATCCCATGTTCCTGTGGTACGCGACGGTGAGAAAGTTGGCCGTAACGATCCTTGCCCCTGTGGCTCAGGTAAAAAGTACAAGCAGTGCCACGGTAAGTTGACCTGA
- a CDS encoding DUF721 domain-containing protein, with protein sequence MKKLPQDLAALMHTTGTLPDIAEKAELLNNLDQVVKQMVSGPVAEQLKVANLRHGTLVIETATAAWAARINFQKPMLLKQLQAETLPMLTAIDVKVNPALAHYRPKATVNTNQLSETAAAHLEALAEHTEGSLGQKLKRLAALASRHRQS encoded by the coding sequence ATGAAAAAGTTACCTCAGGACCTCGCTGCGCTCATGCACACGACCGGCACTCTGCCGGATATCGCCGAAAAGGCGGAGCTGCTCAACAATCTGGATCAAGTCGTGAAACAGATGGTATCAGGTCCGGTCGCGGAGCAACTCAAGGTAGCCAATCTCCGCCACGGTACTCTCGTTATAGAAACGGCAACGGCCGCTTGGGCCGCCCGCATCAACTTTCAAAAGCCTATGCTACTGAAACAACTGCAGGCCGAAACGCTCCCAATGCTCACCGCTATTGACGTTAAAGTCAACCCGGCGCTGGCACACTATCGGCCAAAAGCCACAGTGAACACCAATCAACTCAGTGAAACAGCAGCAGCACATCTCGAAGCGCTGGCAGAACATACCGAAGGCAGTCTGGGCCAAAAACTGAAACGGCTGGCTGCATTGGCCAGCCGTCACAGGCAGTCATGA
- the ftsZ gene encoding cell division protein FtsZ, producing MFEIMDTHSDEAVIKVIGVGGGGGNAVEHMVKHNIEGVEFVATNTDAQALRKSAAGQTIQLGRDVTKGLGAGANPEVGRAAAEEDKESIRAAIKGSDMIFIAAGMGGGTGTGAAPVVAEVAREEGILTVAVVTKPFPFEGKKRMAYAEQGIAELAKHVDSLITIPNEKLLKVLGRGTSLLDAFAAANNVLLGAVQGIAELITRPGLINVDFADVKTVMSEMGNAMMGTGVARGEDRAEEAAEAAVASPLLEDIDLAGARGVLVNITAGMDMTIEEFETVGNHVKAYASDNATVVVGAVIDPEMSDELRVTVVATGIGADKKPDIQLVPKVQPRPEPVVVEPKVEAFVAEEPVYQTQPAAPKGNAVPSAAPQVATAPKNELDYLDIPAFLRKQAD from the coding sequence ATGTTTGAGATCATGGATACTCATTCTGACGAGGCGGTGATTAAAGTCATCGGCGTCGGTGGCGGCGGTGGCAACGCCGTTGAACATATGGTGAAGCACAACATTGAAGGTGTTGAGTTCGTTGCAACCAACACCGATGCACAGGCGCTGCGCAAATCAGCCGCGGGTCAAACGATCCAACTGGGTCGTGATGTGACCAAGGGCTTGGGTGCCGGTGCCAATCCCGAGGTAGGTCGTGCGGCCGCCGAGGAAGACAAAGAAAGCATCCGCGCTGCCATCAAGGGCTCGGACATGATCTTTATCGCTGCCGGTATGGGCGGTGGTACCGGTACCGGTGCTGCACCTGTGGTGGCTGAAGTTGCCCGCGAAGAAGGCATTCTGACCGTGGCTGTGGTGACCAAGCCATTTCCCTTCGAAGGCAAGAAGCGTATGGCCTATGCCGAGCAGGGCATTGCCGAGCTTGCCAAGCACGTGGACTCACTCATCACCATCCCCAACGAGAAGCTGCTCAAGGTATTGGGCCGTGGCACCTCGCTGCTGGACGCCTTCGCGGCGGCCAACAACGTGCTCTTGGGCGCTGTGCAGGGTATTGCCGAGCTTATCACCCGTCCAGGTCTGATTAACGTCGACTTCGCGGACGTGAAAACCGTTATGTCTGAAATGGGTAATGCCATGATGGGTACCGGTGTTGCCCGTGGTGAAGACCGCGCAGAAGAAGCTGCTGAAGCCGCTGTCGCCAGCCCATTGCTGGAAGACATCGACCTCGCCGGTGCCCGTGGCGTGCTGGTGAACATCACTGCTGGTATGGACATGACCATCGAAGAGTTCGAAACCGTGGGTAACCACGTGAAGGCCTATGCCTCAGACAACGCTACCGTGGTAGTGGGTGCCGTTATCGACCCCGAGATGAGCGATGAACTGCGTGTGACCGTGGTTGCCACAGGTATCGGCGCGGATAAAAAGCCTGATATCCAGCTGGTGCCCAAGGTTCAGCCTCGTCCAGAGCCAGTGGTTGTTGAGCCAAAGGTTGAAGCCTTTGTCGCCGAAGAGCCTGTATATCAGACTCAGCCAGCCGCACCAAAAGGCAATGCTGTACCATCAGCAGCACCACAGGTAGCGACTGCACCAAAGAACGAGCTTGATTACCTGGATATTCCTGCTTTTCTGCGCAAGCAGGCTGACTGA
- the mutT gene encoding 8-oxo-dGTP diphosphatase MutT, with protein sequence MTKRVHVAVGIIKQGSHILLAKRHGHLHQGGKWEFPGGKVEAGENTSEALKRELKEEVGLTVHSSQPYMEISHNYPDKHVLLDIHLVEDFSGEASGIEGQQIEWVSLRDISDYQFPDANQPILDKILRDFS encoded by the coding sequence ATGACTAAGCGTGTTCACGTTGCCGTAGGCATCATTAAACAAGGCTCGCACATCTTGCTGGCGAAGCGTCATGGCCATCTGCATCAGGGTGGAAAATGGGAGTTTCCCGGTGGCAAGGTGGAGGCAGGTGAAAACACCTCAGAAGCCCTCAAACGCGAGCTAAAAGAAGAAGTTGGCCTGACGGTGCACTCCAGCCAACCTTATATGGAAATCAGCCACAATTATCCTGACAAGCACGTACTGCTGGATATTCATCTGGTTGAAGACTTCAGTGGTGAAGCAAGCGGTATCGAAGGGCAACAAATCGAATGGGTGTCACTGCGTGACATCAGTGACTATCAGTTCCCGGATGCCAACCAACCGATCCTTGATAAAATACTGCGAGACTTTAGCTGA
- the ftsA gene encoding cell division protein FtsA → MTKNQDRNLIVGLDIGTAKVAAIIGEVMPDGEISIVGLGNHPSRGMDKGGVNDLDSIVRSVQRALDQAELMADCQVSSVYMSISGKHIACQNERGMVSINDEEVTQEDVDNVIHTARSVKIPTERRILHVLPQEYAIDVQEGIRSPIGMSGMRMEAKVHIVTCANDMAKNITKSVERCGLKVDDLVFSGIASADAVLTNDEKDLGVCLVDIGGGTTDITVYTNGALRHCAVVPVAGNQVTNDIAKIFRTPLSHAEQIKVQYASARSAMVSREDSIEVPSVGGRPSRTMSRHTLAEVVEPRYQELFELVLKELRSARLEDQIAAGIVLTGGTASIEGAVDVAEAVFGMPVRVASPMPVKGLYEYVDQPIYSTGVGLLHYGARRVLERQYERPQRQGVTSVWNRVQSWFKGEF, encoded by the coding sequence ATGACCAAGAACCAGGATAGAAATCTGATAGTCGGATTGGACATAGGTACCGCCAAGGTCGCTGCGATCATCGGCGAAGTCATGCCTGACGGAGAGATCAGCATTGTGGGTCTTGGCAACCACCCCTCCCGGGGAATGGATAAGGGTGGGGTGAACGACCTCGACTCTATCGTGCGCAGCGTGCAGCGGGCACTGGATCAGGCAGAGCTGATGGCCGACTGTCAGGTGTCGTCAGTGTATATGTCGATTTCCGGCAAGCATATCGCCTGCCAGAACGAGCGTGGCATGGTGTCCATCAACGATGAAGAGGTGACTCAGGAAGATGTCGACAATGTCATCCACACGGCCCGATCGGTGAAGATCCCGACAGAGCGTCGCATCCTGCATGTGTTGCCGCAGGAATACGCCATCGATGTGCAGGAAGGGATCCGCAGTCCCATTGGTATGTCGGGTATGCGTATGGAGGCCAAGGTACATATAGTGACCTGTGCCAACGACATGGCCAAAAACATCACCAAGAGCGTTGAACGCTGCGGTCTTAAGGTAGATGACCTGGTGTTTTCCGGTATCGCCTCTGCCGATGCGGTGCTGACCAACGATGAAAAAGACCTGGGTGTGTGTCTGGTCGATATCGGCGGCGGAACCACTGATATTACGGTTTACACCAATGGCGCTCTGCGTCACTGCGCCGTAGTCCCTGTGGCCGGTAATCAGGTAACCAACGACATCGCCAAAATTTTCAGAACGCCACTGTCCCACGCGGAGCAAATCAAGGTGCAGTATGCCAGTGCACGCAGCGCCATGGTCAGCCGCGAAGACAGCATTGAAGTGCCCTCTGTGGGCGGTCGTCCATCGCGTACCATGTCTCGCCATACCCTGGCTGAGGTGGTGGAGCCAAGGTATCAGGAGTTGTTTGAGTTGGTACTCAAAGAGCTTCGCAGTGCACGACTGGAAGATCAAATTGCCGCAGGCATAGTGCTCACTGGCGGCACAGCGTCTATCGAAGGCGCTGTCGATGTGGCCGAAGCCGTGTTCGGCATGCCGGTACGGGTCGCATCACCCATGCCGGTTAAAGGTTTATACGAATATGTGGATCAGCCCATTTACTCCACAGGGGTGGGGCTGCTTCACTATGGCGCCCGTCGGGTGCTCGAGCGGCAATACGAGCGTCCGCAGCGTCAAGGGGTCACCAGTGTCTGGAATCGGGTCCAGAGCTGGTTTAAGGGTGAATTTTAA
- the lpxC gene encoding UDP-3-O-acyl-N-acetylglucosamine deacetylase, translating to MIFQRTVKEMVKTTGVGLHSGNKVTLTIKPAPINTGIVLMRTDLNPAVAIPAKANMVRETTMCTALVNDEGVRISTIEHLFAALAGLGIDNAVIEVDAPEIPIMDGSASPFVFLLQSAGIQEQSAPKKYLRIKRTVRVEDGDKWAEIRPFQGFRVNFAIDFNHPEIARSQQHMVMDFSSTAFVKDISRARTFGFMRDIEYLRANNLALGGSMENAVVLDEYRVLNPDGLRYEDEFVKHKILDAFGDLYVAGHAIIGEFCAYKTGHALNNQLVRAVLAAQDAWELVSFDKEADAPVSFAMPGNAVFA from the coding sequence ATGATTTTTCAAAGAACAGTTAAAGAAATGGTTAAGACCACCGGTGTTGGATTGCACTCCGGTAACAAGGTCACACTTACCATTAAACCCGCGCCAATCAATACAGGGATAGTACTGATGCGTACCGACCTGAACCCCGCCGTGGCCATTCCAGCCAAGGCGAATATGGTTCGGGAAACGACCATGTGTACCGCCCTGGTAAATGATGAAGGTGTTCGCATTTCGACTATCGAGCACCTGTTTGCTGCCCTGGCAGGCCTCGGCATTGATAATGCCGTTATCGAAGTGGACGCGCCCGAAATCCCGATTATGGATGGCAGCGCCAGCCCCTTCGTATTCCTGCTTCAGAGTGCCGGTATCCAGGAGCAGTCAGCGCCTAAAAAATATCTGCGTATCAAGCGCACCGTACGTGTGGAAGACGGCGACAAGTGGGCGGAAATCCGTCCGTTCCAGGGCTTCAGAGTCAACTTTGCCATTGACTTCAATCACCCTGAGATCGCCCGCAGCCAACAGCATATGGTGATGGACTTTTCCTCTACTGCCTTTGTGAAAGATATCAGCCGTGCCCGTACTTTCGGGTTTATGCGAGATATTGAGTATCTGCGTGCCAACAACCTGGCGCTGGGTGGCAGCATGGAAAATGCCGTGGTGCTTGATGAATACCGCGTCCTCAACCCCGATGGCCTGCGTTATGAGGACGAGTTCGTTAAGCACAAGATCCTGGATGCATTTGGCGATCTCTATGTCGCCGGTCATGCCATCATAGGTGAGTTTTGTGCCTATAAGACCGGCCATGCCCTGAACAATCAATTGGTCAGGGCAGTGCTTGCCGCTCAGGATGCCTGGGAATTGGTAAGCTTTGACAAAGAAGCTGATGCACCTGTCAGTTTCGCCATGCCCGGCAATGCAGTGTTTGCCTGA
- a CDS encoding M23 family metallopeptidase translates to MSVTVFIQGRSGVTRWQPGKRWLLLPVLLLATGAGLYQHNSARFESQQASVDNERQARESQKREVLELKNATESQLATLTAYVARMQAKITRLEALGQQVAQNYKLEDQFDFSAEAGVGGSSDLGSAIELNQLIEDMNKLALRIDNNDAQLALLETVAANLHIDEERYVSGRPVSKGYLSSPYGLRNDPFTGRRTMHKGIDFAGTEGADVIATAGGVVTWAGDMFGYGQLVEVDHGNGLRTRYGHNKTLSVAVGDVVAKGEKIATMGSTGRSTGPHVHYEVLRSGQQIDPQKYVYRKAG, encoded by the coding sequence ATGAGTGTAACAGTTTTTATTCAAGGCCGCAGCGGTGTCACCCGTTGGCAGCCCGGTAAACGATGGTTGCTGCTTCCGGTATTGTTGCTGGCCACAGGCGCTGGTCTGTATCAGCACAACAGTGCCCGTTTTGAAAGCCAGCAGGCCAGTGTCGACAATGAACGCCAGGCGCGTGAAAGCCAGAAGCGCGAAGTGCTTGAGCTGAAAAATGCGACCGAATCCCAACTCGCAACTCTGACCGCCTATGTTGCCCGCATGCAGGCGAAGATTACCCGTCTGGAAGCCCTGGGTCAGCAGGTTGCTCAAAATTACAAGCTTGAAGATCAATTCGACTTCTCCGCCGAAGCCGGCGTGGGGGGCTCGAGCGATCTTGGCTCTGCTATCGAACTCAACCAGCTTATTGAAGATATGAATAAGCTGGCACTCAGAATTGATAACAATGACGCTCAGCTGGCACTACTTGAAACCGTGGCAGCCAATCTCCATATAGATGAAGAACGTTATGTATCAGGGCGCCCTGTCAGCAAAGGCTATCTCTCGTCGCCCTACGGTTTACGCAATGACCCTTTCACCGGCCGAAGAACCATGCATAAAGGCATCGATTTCGCCGGTACAGAGGGGGCCGATGTTATCGCCACCGCCGGTGGTGTAGTGACATGGGCCGGAGACATGTTCGGTTATGGCCAATTGGTGGAAGTAGATCATGGAAATGGTCTGCGTACCCGATACGGCCACAATAAAACGTTGTCAGTAGCTGTAGGTGATGTAGTCGCCAAGGGTGAAAAAATTGCCACCATGGGCAGTACCGGTCGTTCTACCGGTCCCCATGTTCACTACGAAGTGTTGCGGTCGGGTCAGCAGATTGACCCACAGAAATATGTCTACCGCAAGGCAGGTTAA
- the yacG gene encoding DNA gyrase inhibitor YacG, with amino-acid sequence MTLTVKCPQCQKPVTWDASSAFKPFCSERCKLIDLGDWASEKHAIPVKDDISEELLDQLGYEEADFFKTAD; translated from the coding sequence ATGACATTGACGGTTAAGTGCCCCCAGTGCCAAAAGCCTGTTACCTGGGACGCCTCCTCCGCCTTCAAGCCATTTTGCAGTGAACGCTGCAAACTGATTGACTTAGGAGATTGGGCGTCCGAGAAGCATGCCATTCCAGTAAAAGATGACATCAGCGAAGAGCTGCTGGATCAGCTCGGTTATGAAGAAGCAGACTTCTTTAAAACTGCTGATTGA
- the murC gene encoding UDP-N-acetylmuramate--L-alanine ligase, producing the protein MTQTEKYRQLRTMIPEMRRVRRIHFVGIGGAGMGGIAEVLVNEGYQVSGSDIADNAVTERLGSLGARIFIGHGADNVSGVDVVVVSTAIKHDNPEIAAAKEKRIPIVRRAEMLAELMRYRHGVAVAGTHGKTTTTSLIASIYGQAERDPTFVIGGLLNSAGTNARLGSSRYLIAEADESDASFLHLQPMVTVVTNIEADHMDTYGGDFEKLKSTFVDFMHNLPFYGVAVVCVDDPVVRELIPRIGRQVVTYGFSDDADVQALNFVQEGHSCRFTVRRKGKDDLSLKVNLPGQHNVLNSLAAIAVATEDDIEDEAIVKALAEFQGIGRRFQHLGKFATPNGEVMLVDDYGHHPSEVLATIKAARAGWPDKRLVMAYQPHRYTRTRDLYEDFVEVLSQVDKLVLLEVYAAGETPIPGADGRALCRSIRQRGQLEPIFVASPEQLTSVLPDVLADGDLLLCQGAGNIGALSRELAATELGFAKVENN; encoded by the coding sequence ATGACACAGACAGAGAAGTACAGACAGCTTCGTACCATGATCCCCGAGATGCGCCGCGTGCGCCGCATCCACTTTGTTGGCATCGGCGGGGCCGGTATGGGCGGGATCGCCGAAGTACTGGTGAACGAAGGCTATCAGGTCAGCGGGTCGGACATTGCCGACAATGCCGTGACAGAGCGTCTGGGAAGTCTGGGTGCCCGTATTTTTATAGGTCATGGCGCCGATAACGTCAGTGGTGTGGATGTAGTGGTGGTATCGACCGCCATCAAGCACGACAACCCTGAAATCGCTGCGGCCAAAGAGAAGCGTATTCCCATTGTGCGCCGTGCAGAGATGCTTGCCGAGCTGATGCGTTATCGCCATGGCGTGGCCGTTGCCGGTACCCACGGTAAAACCACCACTACCAGTTTGATTGCCAGTATCTATGGGCAGGCCGAGCGTGACCCGACTTTTGTGATTGGTGGGCTGCTTAACAGTGCCGGTACCAATGCCCGTCTGGGCTCAAGCCGTTATCTGATTGCCGAAGCCGACGAGAGTGATGCGAGCTTCCTGCACCTGCAGCCAATGGTGACCGTGGTCACCAACATCGAAGCCGACCACATGGATACCTATGGCGGTGACTTCGAAAAGCTCAAGTCCACTTTCGTGGATTTTATGCACAATCTGCCGTTTTACGGTGTGGCCGTGGTCTGCGTGGACGACCCTGTGGTGCGCGAGCTTATCCCACGCATTGGCCGCCAGGTAGTGACTTATGGTTTCAGTGACGATGCCGACGTGCAGGCGCTGAACTTTGTACAGGAAGGCCACAGCTGCCGCTTTACCGTGCGCCGCAAGGGCAAAGACGATCTGTCGCTCAAGGTCAATCTGCCGGGGCAGCACAATGTGCTTAACTCCCTGGCGGCCATTGCCGTGGCCACCGAGGATGACATTGAAGACGAGGCTATCGTCAAGGCGCTGGCCGAATTCCAGGGCATTGGCCGCCGCTTCCAGCATCTGGGTAAGTTTGCGACCCCCAACGGTGAGGTCATGCTGGTGGATGACTACGGCCACCACCCCAGCGAAGTGCTTGCGACCATTAAAGCCGCCCGCGCCGGTTGGCCCGATAAGCGCCTTGTGATGGCCTATCAGCCCCACAGGTACACACGTACCCGTGACCTGTACGAGGACTTCGTCGAGGTCTTGTCTCAGGTCGACAAGCTGGTATTGCTGGAAGTGTACGCCGCGGGCGAAACGCCCATTCCCGGCGCTGATGGCCGCGCCTTATGCCGCTCAATCCGTCAGCGTGGTCAGTTGGAACCGATTTTTGTGGCAAGCCCAGAGCAGCTGACATCAGTGCTGCCGGATGTGTTGGCCGATGGCGATCTACTGCTGTGTCAGGGCGCAGGCAATATAGGTGCCTTGTCCCGGGAGTTGGCGGCGACAGAGCTTGGATTTGCCAAGGTGGAAAATAACTGA